One window of the Anopheles cruzii chromosome 2, idAnoCruzAS_RS32_06, whole genome shotgun sequence genome contains the following:
- the LOC128267892 gene encoding uncharacterized protein LOC128267892: MNVPPEFGTSIRQNSPKHDYHQHESSSHATDYSHFPGVPGTGGQSQQQQQQQDLTIDGIPNSFPHRRSRASRTFKNPPQPHMCIKEKTLDGKEVFINVLSWTRIANPDNPDAPIPLYGGMKVGKIPPGSPKVPPLVYAVMASPEVLKKAGRKCPDTPERMNLVDLMCEFVEAMNPSLHLSRKPEILKDRDLSGELKDVWSAVQACRDKCRSDNGPPENLVVYTEFGPDSAPSYDHTMQQQQQQQQQQHFPQYQPNDYLLNEQQQQNRFPSSSSSSTAQQQPNSNIANHQSPLLLQHSQQSAINNSNPSVTSIEPNSAISFSNLDNVDGGASSLTTSRPPAAIGAPVLFPSLSRDEDLARETEGLTIASSGAKTNGLSLPSEATVGCASAPISSATVPQTLTSPTAAPMPVTPAKEPKSSSGHTFFPMFRSSKSSSSTSSTNGGNSVVNTNTNSAATGGGGHGASNSSTNSPSEKGTAPVTVNGGGVGESGASSPAIEVAETTKPGAAVIVAPPKPSSKKSGLNFFRRNKSGDKKEPSTPTKQPTPTSSVTVLPAAIAPAKAATPAATGAPSAPDTKLLLGDESALGMGQRGSGGSHHSQHHQYHLEAGSNGGEIVESSATIVAK, from the exons ATGAATGTGCCACCGGAATTCGGTACCTCAATTAGACAAAACTCCCCGAAGCACGACTACCACCAGCACGAATCGAGCAGTCATGCTACGGATTATTCGCACTTTCCGGGAGTCCCGGGTACCGGTGGACAgtcgcaacagcaacagcaacaacaggaCTTGACCATCGATGGCATTCCGAACAGCTTTCCCCATCGCCGGTCGCGGGCTTCGCGTACGTTCAAAAATCCACCCCAGCCGCACATGTGCATCAAGGAGAAGACGCTGGACGGGAAGGAAGTGTTCATCAACGTGCTCAGCTGGACGCGGATCGCCAATCCGGACAACCCGGACGCTCCGATCCCGTTGTACGGCGGCATGAAAGTGGGCAAG ATTCCTCCTGGCAGTCCCAAGGTGCCACCTCTAGTCTATGCTGTGATGGCCAGTCCCGAAGTGCTGAAAAAGGCTGGGCGAAAGTGTCCCGACACACCG GAACGCATGAATCTGGTCGATCTGATGTGCGAGTTTGTGGAAGCGATGAATCCTTCGCTACATCTTTCAAG GAAACCCGAAATCCTCAAGGATCGTGATTTGTCGGGCGAACTGAAGGACGTGTGGAGTGCTGTACAGGCGTGCCGTGATAAGTGTCGCTCTGACAACGGTCCACCGGAAAATCTCGTTGTCTACACGGAATTTGGTCCTGACAGTGCGCCCAGTTACGATCACAccatgcagcagcaacaacagcagcaacagcaacaacacttCCCACAATACCAGCCTAACGATTACCTCCTGAacgaacaacagcaacagaaccgcttcccatcatcatcatcatcatcaaccgcgcagcagcagcctaaCAGCAATATCGCCAACCATCAGTCACCGCTACTTTTGCAGCATTCACAACAAAGTGCAATTAACAACTCCAACCCCTCTGTGACCAGTATTGAACCGAACTCAGCGATATCTTTCTCCAACCTGGATAACGTCGATGGCGGCGCGAGCAGTCTTACAACCAGCAGACCTCCGGCGGCCATTGGTGCCCCCGTTTTGTTTCCCAGTCTCAGTAGAGACGAGGATTTGGCGAGGGAAACCGAAGGACTGACCATTGCATCTTCTGGAGCTAAAACTAACGGACTATCACTGCCCTCGGAAGCGACCGTAGGCTGCGCTTCCGCACCGATCTCTTCCGCAACAGTGCCACAGACACTCACGTCACCAACGGCAGCCCCGATGCCAGTAACACCAGCCAAGGAACCGAAGAGCTCTTCCGGCCACACCTTCTTTCCGATGTTTCGCTCCTCGAAaagcagtagcagcaccagcagtaccAATGGGGGTAACAGCGTTGTCAATACTAACACCAATAGTGCTGCAACTGGTGGCGGAGGACACGGTGCCTCCAACAGCTCAACCAACAGCCCTTCGGAGAAAGGAACAGCACCAGTAACGGTGAATGGAGGAGGTGTCGGTGAGTCTGGTGCTAGTTCGCCTGCAATCGAGGTCGCCGAAACGACAAAGCCGGGAGCAGCGGTGATAGTGGCACCTCCCAAGCCGAGCAGTAAAAAGAGTGGATTGAACTTTTTCCGACGCAACAAGTCCGGCGACAAGAAGGAACCGTCGACACCGACCAAGCAACCAACGCCCACCTCGAGCGTTACCGTTCTTCCAGCGGCCATCGCGCCAGCAAAGGCAGCAACACCAGCTGCAACAGGAGCACCGTCCGCCCCGGACACAAAGCTGCTTTTGGGCGACGAGAGCGCCCTTGGTATGGGCCAACGAGGGAGCGGCGGGAGCCATCATTCTCAACACCACCAGTACCACCTGGAAGCCGGCAGCAATGGCGGTGAGATAGTCGAAAGCTCGGCCACGATTGTAGCCAAGTAG
- the LOC128268285 gene encoding uncharacterized protein LOC128268285 translates to MASGGAFLLRFVVPLTMFVIALGEARALPAQENTTPLIVVVTIPTAQQTTTYSPMADVGSLAQGAAGFVGQVWNTGTRFGGELTRRIFGSLAVRK, encoded by the coding sequence ATGGCATCGGGCGGCGCATTTCTACTGCGATTCGTCGTTCCCCTGACCATGTTCGTGATCGCCCTTGGAGAGGCGCGTGCGTTACCGGCCCAGGAGAACACTACCCCATTGATAGTGGTCGTAACTATCCCGACGGCACAACAAACCACCACGTACTCCCCGATGGCGGACGTCGGAAGTTTGGCGCAGGGTGCCGCTGGATTCGTCGGCCAAGTGTGGAACACTGGCACACGTTTCGGTGGGGAGCTTACACGCCGTATCTTTGGATCTTTGGCAGTGAGAAAATAA